The genomic DNA CCGGCCCGCGACCGCCCTATCCGCTGCATGGCTCCCTCCCATGTGGGCACCCCTTCGCTCCGGTGCCGTAACCAGGTGAAAAGACAGGAAAATCAAGGATTTGGAGGGGGGGGGGGGGGGGGGGGGGGGGGGGGCTGTACAAAAGTTCAGTGATATCCCGTTCCCCGGACTTTCCACCCTTCCACCTCACCGTTCATGCACCACCCATGGATCGGTGAGGCGCACCCTAGGCGGAGGCCGGGAGGGCCCGCAACCCGGTGTTCATAATCCCGGGCTAAGATGTGTCTTCTGTGTCCATGGACTCTCCCGCGACGAACGACTCCGCTGCCCTGCCTCGTCTCCTCGGCCGTTACGAACTCGTCCATCTTCTGGGGCAGGGTGGAATGGGAGAGGTGTACCTCGCCAAGATTTCCGGAGCGGCGGGTTTCGAGAAGCCCTGCATCGTCAAGACGATCCTCCCCACGCTCCTGAAGGACCGGCAGTTCCTCGATCGCTTCCACCATGAAGCGAAGGTTCTCGTGCACCTGGTGCACTCGTCCATCGCGCAGGTCTACGACATGGGCGAGGCCGAGAACACCTACTACATGGCGCTCGAGTACGTGGCGGGCGTGGATCTGGCCTTCCTGCAGGAGCAGGCCCGCGTGCAGGGCCAGTCGCTGCCCCTCCCGGTGGCGCTCTACCTCGGCCAGCACATCAGCGAGGGGCTGGGGTATGCCCACCGGAAGATGGGCCCGGACGGCCAGCCGCTCGGCATCGTCCACCGCGACGTGTCGCCGCACAACGTCATGCTCTCCTATGAAGGAGAGGTGAAGGTCATCGACTTCGGCCTCGCCAAGAGCGCCGCCCGGAGCAAGTACACGCTGCCCTCCACCGTCATGGGCAAGCTCGGTTACATGTCCCCGGAGCAGGTGCGTGCCGAGGCCGTGGATCACCGCAGCGACATCTACTCGTGCGGGGTGGTGGTGTGGGAGTTGCTCGCCGGGCAGCCCCTGTTCGCCCATGGCACCGTGGGCGAGATGATGGCCGCCATGTCCAACCCCGTCGTGCCCGCGCTGCACGAGCTGCGGCCGGACGTGGATCCCTCGCTCGATGCCGTGGTGCGTCGCGCGCTCGCGCCCCATCCCGAGGACCGTTACGCCCGCGCCGACGACTTCGCCCGCGCCCTGAACGAGCAGTTGCTGCGCCAGGGCTCGTCCCTGGGCGCCGAGGAAGTGGGCAACTTCGTGCGCGGACTCTGCCCGGAGGCCTTCGCGTCGCAGCGCCAGCTCCTCTCCCGGCTCACCTCCAACCCGAGCCTGCGCCGCACCCCCATTCCCCTGGGCCCGACCGGGATGCCCATGAACACCGGCGTCCAGACGCCCGCGGCGATGGACGCGACTGGAATTGGCTTCGCCTCCACCATGGTGCGCGCTGACAGCCGTACCGCCGTGCCCGTGGTGTCCCCCTCACCCGAGGCCCTGTCTCAAGGACCCGGCCGCAAGGGGTGGACGGTGGCGATCCTCCTCGGCGCGCTCGGGTTGATCGGCGCCACGGCGGGGGTGACGACCGTGTGGTTGACGAACAATCAACCCGCTGGCTCGGAGTATGCCTCCCACGATCGGGGTCCTCCGGACGAGCGGCGCCCGCGGGGTCCCGGAAGTTTTCATCGAGGTGAACGCCCTCCGGAGGATCGCCCTCCACCGCCCGATGGCCCTCCTCGGCCCTGGCCTCCTCCTCCTCCCGTGGGTCCGCCGCCGGCGCTCGAGGGTCCTCCTCCCGCCGGTGCGGCGATGGGGGGGGAGCCCCCGCCTCCCGAGGAGCCCAAGGTGGTGGTGGAGACTCCGGCCCCGAAATCGGCCCGGCTCGTTCCCGCGGAACACGTGGCGGCGATGCGGCCCGGCCCCAAGGCGTCGCAGTTCCTCGTTCCGGAGGGACGCGCGGCGGGGCTCTCGCCGGGCATGGTCATCCCCGTGGTGGTGGCCCCCGTGCGGGATGGAAAGGCGAAGCTGCTGGGCGAGGCGACGGTGCTCAAGGTGTCCGAGAAGGGCGCCGTGGTGTCACCGGATGCCCGGGTGCGCAACGCGGGGCGGATCGAGCGTTTCGCGGTCCTTCCCCTCGTCGTCCCGGCGAAGTTCGAGGTTCCCTCGGAGCCTCCCCCCGCACCGGCTCCCGCCGTGACGGCGCCTCCCAAACCCGCCGCGCCCTCGGGGCCGCGGGCGTTGGTGGGACGCATCGCGGATCGCAGCCGCACCCCGTTGTTGAGGAAGTTCGAGATCACCAACACGGACACCATCACGTGGAGCAACTGCATCCTCGTGGCCCAGGGACGCGAGACGTACAAACTGGGAGGCATCGCGCCTGGGGGTTCGCGGGAAGTGTCGCTCAGGGACTTCGAGCACGGCGAGGCGGGAGGGCCCTTCGTGGAGCAGAATCGCCTGGGTCTCTTCTGCGCCGAGGGCCAGAAGCTCTTTCCCGTGAAGCTGTGAGGCTCAGAAGGAGCCCGTGAGCTGGAGCGTGAAGGTCCGGCCGTATTGGGGCACGGGCGCCGCGGCGCGCACCTCACCGAGCGGGAGGGCGTAGCGGGCGTCGAGCAGGTTCTGCACGCCGGCGAAGTAGCGCAGGTGCGGCAGCTCTCCGGACAGTCCGAGCCCGATCAACAAGGCCTCGCCATGGTCGGTGCCATCCGCGCCGCGGCCCCGGGCGCTCTGGTAGGTGGCCTGGGTGGCCAGGCGCATCTCTCCCGAGCCCAGGGGGAGCAGCAGCCGTCCCGAGGCCAGATGCGCGGGAGAGGCGTCGGTCTCTTCCTGGGAGGCGTTGCGCAGGGAGACGAAGGAGTAGCTCAGGTCCACGAGCAGGTAGCGTCCGGGTTGCCAATGCAGGCCCGCCTCCGCGCCCCAGGCGCGCGTCTCCCCGGAGCGGTTGCCGAAGATGGTGCACGGGGTGGGGCTCGCGGGGTCTCCACAGCGGGGCTCGCCCTGCTGCTGCTGGAGCACCACGAGGTTGGAGATGCTGTTGTGGTAGCCCGCGACGATGATGCGCAGCTCGTTGGTCAGATCGTGCGCGTGCTCGAGTTCCAGCGTGGTGATGGTCTCCGGGTCCAACTTGCCCGCGGCGGCCTGGGTCCGGCCGCTGTCCTCGTAGTCGAGTTCGTAGGGCGTGGGAGCGCGAAAGGCGCGGCCCACCACCAGCTTGGTGAGGCCGTTGGTGTACGGGCGTCCGATGAGCGCCAGGCGCGGGGTGAAGGGGGCGCTGTCCAGGTCGAAGTAGCGATCCACGCGCACGCCCGCGGACAGGCTCAGCCGGGGGTGGAGGGTCCACTCGTCCAGCAGGTAGGTGGAGAGCAGCAGGCGGGATCTCGCCGGCAGCAGCGCGGCGCCCTGGGGGCCGAAGCTCTTCTGATTCACGCGGAGCTGGGCCTGACCCTCCACGCCCACGGTGAGATGGTGGGTGTCGAAGAGCCACAGGCGCAGGCGCGCCTCGGCGGACAGCCAGTCGGCGCGGGAGGCATCGGTGTCCCGCCGCAGACTCCCCTCGGGTTGTGCGTACATCCAGTCGCCCTGGTAACGGCTGGCGTCATAGGCGCCGCGCAGCGACAGCTCCAACCGCTCACTCAGGGTCCGCTCATAGCGGGCCTCGGCGAAACCCCGGAGATCGCTCACCTGGGTGCCCGGTGCGCCCAGGATCGTGTCGAAGGGGCCCATGGGACTCTGCTTGAGCCGCCAGTGCCACAGGGTGTGGAAGCCGAGCTTTCCCACGCGGGCCCGGAGCGATGCGCTGGCGGCACGCTCCCCATCCAACCCCTCCACGGTGGGCAGTCCGCTCCCCAAGGGCGTCATC from Melittangium boletus DSM 14713 includes the following:
- a CDS encoding serine/threonine protein kinase produces the protein MDSPATNDSAALPRLLGRYELVHLLGQGGMGEVYLAKISGAAGFEKPCIVKTILPTLLKDRQFLDRFHHEAKVLVHLVHSSIAQVYDMGEAENTYYMALEYVAGVDLAFLQEQARVQGQSLPLPVALYLGQHISEGLGYAHRKMGPDGQPLGIVHRDVSPHNVMLSYEGEVKVIDFGLAKSAARSKYTLPSTVMGKLGYMSPEQVRAEAVDHRSDIYSCGVVVWELLAGQPLFAHGTVGEMMAAMSNPVVPALHELRPDVDPSLDAVVRRALAPHPEDRYARADDFARALNEQLLRQGSSLGAEEVGNFVRGLCPEAFASQRQLLSRLTSNPSLRRTPIPLGPTGMPMNTGVQTPAAMDATGIGFASTMVRADSRTAVPVVSPSPEALSQGPGRKGWTVAILLGALGLIGATAGVTTVWLTNNQPAGSEYASHDRGPPDERRPRGPGSFHRGERPPEDRPPPPDGPPRPWPPPPPVGPPPALEGPPPAGAAMGGEPPPPEEPKVVVETPAPKSARLVPAEHVAAMRPGPKASQFLVPEGRAAGLSPGMVIPVVVAPVRDGKAKLLGEATVLKVSEKGAVVSPDARVRNAGRIERFAVLPLVVPAKFEVPSEPPPAPAPAVTAPPKPAAPSGPRALVGRIADRSRTPLLRKFEITNTDTITWSNCILVAQGRETYKLGGIAPGGSREVSLRDFEHGEAGGPFVEQNRLGLFCAEGQKLFPVKL